In one window of Bacteriovorax sp. BAL6_X DNA:
- a CDS encoding LysE family translocator encodes MVTKILTSFVFIIAPLCYSPGPANVTLAGLGGTYSFKKTLPFILGLWFSTISGLLICLYGATDFIMKHEKIMAYLPIFGALYLFYMAYKSLRSVKKVKVNTEEENSKGPSFLEGVIFQALNPKFLVFTISVYSPFLNEGKLFLTLFSAVLFFGGASAHLLWFFMGNRLAHILGGKKAQFFFSFLLVAVGLWMISTTF; translated from the coding sequence ATGGTTACAAAAATATTAACTAGTTTCGTCTTTATTATTGCACCACTTTGTTATTCTCCTGGGCCAGCAAATGTAACTTTGGCCGGACTTGGTGGCACTTATAGCTTTAAGAAAACACTGCCTTTTATCCTTGGACTTTGGTTTTCGACAATTTCCGGTCTTTTGATTTGTCTCTATGGTGCGACTGATTTCATCATGAAGCATGAGAAGATAATGGCATACTTACCAATCTTTGGTGCTTTATACCTTTTCTATATGGCCTACAAGAGTCTTAGGAGTGTGAAGAAAGTAAAGGTTAATACCGAAGAAGAAAACTCGAAAGGTCCATCCTTTTTGGAGGGAGTAATTTTTCAGGCCCTCAATCCTAAGTTCTTAGTTTTCACAATCAGTGTTTACTCACCTTTTTTAAATGAAGGAAAGCTCTTTCTTACTCTTTTTAGTGCAGTCCTATTTTTTGGCGGGGCCAGTGCTCATTTACTGTGGTTCTTTATGGGCAATCGCTTGGCGCATATTCTTGGTGGTAAGAAGGCCCAATTCTTCTTTAGTTTTTTACTCGTTGCAGTAGGGCTATGGATGATCTCAACTACTTTTTAA